DNA sequence from the Rhizobium lusitanum genome:
CGACGCCGGTTATCAACGGTTCGAAGCGGGATTGCAGGAAAGGTCCATATTCGGCTTCGGCCGCCATCACGAACAGGATCGATTTTCCCGACACGCGCTTCAGTTCGAATGTCATCCGGTAATTCCCTCTCGGCCCCGGATGACCATCATCGTCCCGGTCATGGAGGCAATCAGCTTGGCCGGTCCGTCACCGATGGCATAGCCACGCCCATCGGCAACGATGATGGTATTGCCCGGCTTGGTGACCTCGCCGCGAAACAGAAAGCGCTCTCCGCGCCCCGGCGACATCAGGTTGACCTTGAATTCGATGGTAAGGATCGAGGCGGTCGGGTCGATGAGGCTATAGGCCGCGAAACCGCAGGCCGAATCCAGCGCCGCTGAGATGATGCCGGCATGCAGGATGCCGTGCTGCTGCGTTAGCTTGACGTCGAATGGTAGCTCAATCTCGACCATGCCATGCTCGACGCGCGTCAGTTCCGCGCCGATCGTCGCCATTGCCGCCTGTCGCTCGAAACTCGTTCTGATGCGCGCCCTATAGTCGCCGCTGTTTTCCCCGGTCATGTTGTTCCCCTTCGCAGGTGCGAAATTGGCATGGCAAGGTCATTTGGACAAGGGTCATGCGATGGAAATCGCCCTTGGGGAAGTGATGTATCTGCGACATTGTTTTTCCATGATGCCCGGTTTTCGGTATGCTCATCAGGAAATTCGAGATGGAGCTTAGATGGCGACGATCCTGCAATCGACCAAAGCTTATGAAAGCTGGATGCGGGCACAGCTCGGCGCCGATCTGGTGGAGGCTGATCTCGACAAGAAGTACAAGAAGATGAAGAGCGGCGGTTTCGTATTCCTGCGCGCCTCCTATTGGCGCTGGGCCGAGACCATCTTCGACATTTGCCCTGACCTTGCGGATGCGCCGCAGTTGCTGGCGATTGGCGACACGCATCTCGAGAATTTTGGCACCTGGCGCGACGAGGAGGGGCGGCTGGTCTGGGGCGTCAATGATTTCGACGATGCCGCCACCATGCCCTACGCGCTCGATCTGGTGCGGCTGGCGGCGAGCGCGATCCTGACGCGTGGCGATGATGGCCCAACGCCGCGTGCTATCGCCGATGCCATTCTGGGCGGCTATCGGCGCGGCATGCAGAAGCCTTCGGCGGTCATCCTCGAGCGCGATTATAAATGGTTGCGTAACGCGGTGATCCTGTCGAACGCCGAGCGCAAGGCGTTCTGGGATAAGTTTCGCGACCTGCCGCCGGCGGCCAAACCGGTGCCGGAGCCCTATCTCGACGCATTGCGTCGGTCATTGCCGGACCCGACGCTGACCTTCGTCCCCAAACCGCGCACCGCCGGCACCGGCAGCCTCGGCCGTCCGCGTTTCGTCGCCGACGTCGAATGGCGCGGCGGGCCGGTGCTACGCGAGGTCAAGGCGCTTGCCCAGTCCGCCTGGTCGCTCTGCCATAACCCATCGGATACGACAATCCATACGGGCGTTATCGCCGCCGGCCGGACGCGTGCTCCCGATCCGCGCTATCAGGTAACCGGCAAGCTATTGGTCCGTCGCCTGTCGCCGAACAGCCGCAAGATCGAAGTCATCGGTGATGCACAGATCCTGCTGTCGCCCGATATGCTCGATCTGATGGGCTTCGAAATCGCCAGTTGCCATGCGGGTGACGCGGCGCGTATTCCGCCGGTTCTGGCGGATCTCGACAAGCGCGGCGGCGATTGGTTGAGGATATCCGCCAAGGCTGCGGCAACGGCGATCAGCGCGGAGCAGGCGGAGTTTGCCAAGCGGTGGTGAGGTGGGTTGGGGCCGTATCTCGCCCTTGGCGGGCGAGAAAGCAATTTCACTGGTTTAGGAATTGCGAAACAAGAAGCTCTATGTATTCAAAAGGTTGGCGCAATTTCTAAGCCATTGAAATTGCAAGAGCGGGGGTCCGTGTCTTGCTCGTTGCGGCGTTCTTGCGTCCCTGCCTACCCCCTCTCTTGCAAAAACTAAGAATTAGACGCGGGACAAGCCCCCGCCTAATCCTAAGTTTTTGCTTTCTCGCCCGCCAAGGGCGAGATAGGCCCCTGCACATGCCACGCCAACGTTGCACCTCTCAGCCACGCCCAATCCGCACAATATGCTGATCCCAGGCCACATCGCTGTGTTGCCCCAGAAACTCGCCGCGATAGGACGACACCGCAAACCCATGCTCTGCCGGCGCGATCCCCGCCGCATCCGTTACGCTCTCGACCTTCAGCACCGCTCCGGTCTTTGCATCCAGCGTCACGGATGTCCCCTCGACCGGTGACGTCACGCCGACGAGGTTTTCGGCGCGGTTGACGGCGATGGCGCCGACGTAGTTGCCGAGTGCGCGGGTGGTGTCGTCGGGCAGGTGGACGAAGGTCAGATCCTCGCCCCTGGCGAAATGGCCGATGAGCGGCGGCAGGTCGTTGCGGCGGCCTTCATACTGGCAGGCGAACCAGACGCGGCCGGTGGCGTCGATATCGACATGCCGGGTGGAGACCTTTGCATATTGCGGCGGCAGGGCGTGCTTTTCGATCAGCCGGCCAGTTGCCGCGTCGATCAGCGTCAGCGACGGCTCCATATGGTCGAGGTTGAGTTTGGTGCGCCCGAAATCCGGATGCGTCTCGATACCGCCATTGGCGACGATCAGC
Encoded proteins:
- a CDS encoding DUF2252 family protein produces the protein MATILQSTKAYESWMRAQLGADLVEADLDKKYKKMKSGGFVFLRASYWRWAETIFDICPDLADAPQLLAIGDTHLENFGTWRDEEGRLVWGVNDFDDAATMPYALDLVRLAASAILTRGDDGPTPRAIADAILGGYRRGMQKPSAVILERDYKWLRNAVILSNAERKAFWDKFRDLPPAAKPVPEPYLDALRRSLPDPTLTFVPKPRTAGTGSLGRPRFVADVEWRGGPVLREVKALAQSAWSLCHNPSDTTIHTGVIAAGRTRAPDPRYQVTGKLLVRRLSPNSRKIEVIGDAQILLSPDMLDLMGFEIASCHAGDAARIPPVLADLDKRGGDWLRISAKAAATAISAEQAEFAKRW
- a CDS encoding DUF1513 domain-containing protein yields the protein MRSALIDRRAFVKAAGLTFLAALRPGALMALERADAVYASGMRAADGSFAVATVTERGEIIDQVALPARAHGMAFSKATGKTVAFARRPGTYAMIFDPWNKGEPIVISAREGRHFYGHGTFSPDGKLLYASENDFDANRGMIGIYDARNRFTRIGEYETYGTGPHDMTVSDDGKLLIVANGGIETHPDFGRTKLNLDHMEPSLTLIDAATGRLIEKHALPPQYAKVSTRHVDIDATGRVWFACQYEGRRNDLPPLIGHFARGEDLTFVHLPDDTTRALGNYVGAIAVNRAENLVGVTSPVEGTSVTLDAKTGAVLKVESVTDAAGIAPAEHGFAVSSYRGEFLGQHSDVAWDQHIVRIGRG
- a CDS encoding PaaI family thioesterase, whose amino-acid sequence is MTGENSGDYRARIRTSFERQAAMATIGAELTRVEHGMVEIELPFDVKLTQQHGILHAGIISAALDSACGFAAYSLIDPTASILTIEFKVNLMSPGRGERFLFRGEVTKPGNTIIVADGRGYAIGDGPAKLIASMTGTMMVIRGREGITG